The Pseudomonas baetica genome includes a region encoding these proteins:
- a CDS encoding ABC transporter ATP-binding protein codes for MPIAPPTPRLHLRQISKRYPGCLANDAIDLNIAPGEIHALLGENGAGKSTLMKIIYGVTQADSGEMLWQGQRVNIRNPAQARQLGIGMVFQHFSLFETLSVAQNIALAMGAKAGTPKQLEPKIREVSRRYGMALQPERLVHSLSIGERQRVEIIRCLMQDIRLLILDEPTSVLTPQEADELFITLRRLAAEGCSILFISHKLGEVRALCHSATVLRGGRVAGHCVPAECSDQQLAQLMVGEAAALIGDYPKVSGGAAFLQVRGLSWHNPDPFGCSLSDIDLQVRSGEIVGIAGVAGNGQDELLALLSGEQTLPRAEAATIRFGEQSVADLRPDARRKLGLAFVPAERLGHGAVPELSLADNALLTAFQQGLVSNGLIQRGKVEALAQQIIQRFGVKTPDTQTAARSLSGGNLQKFILGREILQQPKLLIAAHPTWGVDVGAAATIHRALIALRDAGAAILVISEDLDELFQISDRLGALCGGKLSALHNTADTLLSDVGGWMAGQFDAPQQHATV; via the coding sequence ATGCCCATCGCTCCGCCAACCCCGCGCCTGCACCTGCGCCAAATCAGCAAACGCTATCCCGGTTGCCTGGCCAACGACGCCATCGACCTGAACATCGCGCCGGGGGAAATCCACGCGCTGCTCGGTGAAAACGGCGCGGGCAAAAGTACGTTGATGAAGATCATCTACGGCGTCACCCAAGCCGATTCGGGCGAGATGCTCTGGCAAGGGCAGCGAGTGAATATCCGCAACCCGGCGCAGGCACGGCAGTTGGGGATCGGCATGGTGTTCCAGCATTTCTCGCTGTTCGAAACCCTCAGCGTGGCGCAGAACATTGCCCTGGCCATGGGGGCCAAGGCAGGCACGCCGAAACAGCTTGAACCGAAGATTCGCGAAGTCTCGCGTCGTTACGGCATGGCGCTGCAACCGGAACGACTTGTCCACAGCCTGTCGATTGGCGAACGGCAACGGGTGGAGATCATTCGCTGCCTGATGCAGGACATTCGCCTGTTGATCCTTGACGAACCGACCTCGGTGCTGACGCCGCAAGAGGCCGACGAACTGTTCATCACTTTGCGTCGGCTCGCCGCCGAGGGCTGCAGCATTCTGTTTATTAGCCACAAACTCGGTGAAGTGCGCGCGTTGTGCCACAGCGCCACGGTTTTGCGCGGTGGGCGTGTGGCCGGGCATTGTGTGCCGGCCGAATGCTCGGATCAACAACTGGCGCAATTGATGGTCGGCGAAGCGGCGGCGTTGATCGGTGACTATCCAAAGGTCAGCGGCGGCGCGGCGTTTTTGCAGGTCCGTGGTTTGAGCTGGCATAACCCCGATCCATTCGGCTGCTCACTGAGCGACATCGATTTGCAGGTGCGTAGCGGTGAAATCGTCGGCATCGCCGGGGTCGCGGGCAATGGTCAGGATGAGTTGCTCGCCCTGCTCAGCGGCGAACAAACCCTGCCGCGCGCCGAGGCGGCGACGATTCGCTTCGGTGAACAATCTGTCGCTGATTTGCGCCCTGATGCAAGGCGCAAACTCGGTCTGGCATTCGTCCCCGCTGAACGCCTCGGCCATGGCGCGGTGCCGGAGTTGAGTCTGGCGGACAACGCCCTGCTCACGGCCTTCCAACAAGGATTGGTCAGTAACGGGCTGATCCAGCGCGGCAAGGTCGAAGCCCTCGCGCAACAAATCATTCAACGCTTCGGCGTGAAAACCCCGGACACGCAAACCGCCGCGCGCAGTCTGTCCGGCGGCAATTTGCAGAAATTCATCCTCGGCCGGGAAATCCTCCAGCAACCGAAACTACTGATCGCCGCGCATCCGACCTGGGGCGTGGACGTCGGTGCTGCCGCCACCATCCACCGCGCGTTGATCGCGTTACGCGATGCCGGCGCGGCGATTCTGGTGATATCCGAAGACCTCGACGAACTGTTCCAGATCAGCGATCGCCTCGGCGCGTTGTGCGGCGGGAAGCTGTCCGCTTTGCACAACACGGCGGACACCCTGCTGAGCGATGTCGGCGGCTGGATGGCCGGCCAGTTCGATGCCCCTCAACAACACGCCACGGTTTAA
- a CDS encoding ABC transporter permease yields MLLSLEPRGQQSRLMLWCSPLLAAALTLGCGSLLFIALGHDPLQTLHTLLIAPVSDLYGVSELLVKALPILLCALGLAVAYQARIWNIGAEGQLLLGALAGSALAVNIIDMQSRWALVLILLTGTLAGAAWAGLTAWLRTRFNANEILTSIMLNYIALNLLLFCVHGPLKDPAGFNFPESAMFGDASRLPLLLEDGRVHAGVYFALLALVAVWVLLHKSFVGFQIKVLGLDKRAAGFVGFREKRLIWLALLISGGLAGLAGVCEVTGPIGQLVPQVSPGYGYAAITVAFLGRLNPIGILFSSLLMALLYIGGESAQMSLNLPQAITQLFQGMMLFFLLACDVLILYRPRLKLRWTRRASTTVVTAGAL; encoded by the coding sequence ATGCTGCTTTCCCTCGAACCCCGTGGCCAGCAATCGCGCCTGATGCTCTGGTGCTCGCCGTTACTGGCGGCGGCGCTGACCCTCGGTTGCGGCTCACTACTGTTTATCGCCCTCGGCCATGATCCGCTGCAAACCTTGCACACCTTGCTGATCGCGCCGGTCAGTGACTTGTATGGCGTGTCTGAGTTACTGGTCAAAGCCCTGCCGATTCTGCTCTGCGCGCTGGGGCTGGCAGTGGCGTATCAGGCGCGGATCTGGAACATCGGCGCCGAAGGTCAATTGCTGCTCGGCGCATTGGCCGGCAGTGCCTTGGCGGTGAATATCATCGACATGCAAAGCCGTTGGGCACTGGTGCTGATTCTGCTCACCGGTACCCTGGCCGGCGCCGCGTGGGCCGGGTTGACGGCGTGGTTGCGCACGCGCTTCAACGCCAACGAAATCCTCACCAGCATCATGCTCAATTACATCGCGCTGAACCTGCTGTTGTTCTGCGTGCACGGACCGTTGAAGGACCCGGCGGGGTTCAACTTTCCCGAGTCGGCGATGTTTGGCGACGCCAGCCGTTTGCCGCTGTTACTGGAGGATGGCCGCGTGCATGCCGGGGTGTATTTCGCCCTGCTCGCACTGGTTGCGGTGTGGGTGTTGCTGCACAAAAGCTTTGTCGGGTTCCAGATCAAAGTGCTCGGGCTGGACAAGCGTGCGGCGGGGTTTGTCGGCTTTCGCGAGAAGCGTTTAATCTGGCTGGCGCTGTTGATCAGCGGTGGTTTGGCGGGGCTCGCCGGAGTCTGCGAAGTCACCGGGCCGATCGGTCAATTGGTGCCACAGGTTTCGCCGGGGTATGGCTATGCGGCAATTACCGTGGCGTTTCTCGGGCGGCTCAATCCGATCGGGATTCTGTTCTCCAGTCTGTTGATGGCACTGCTGTACATCGGTGGCGAGAGCGCGCAAATGAGCCTGAATCTGCCGCAAGCGATTACCCAACTGTTCCAGGGAATGATGCTGTTTTTCCTGCTGGCCTGTGACGTGCTGATTCTCTATCGGCCACGGCTGAAACTGCGCTGGACACGGCGCGCCTCGACCACCGTCGTAACCGCCGGAGCGCTGTGA
- a CDS encoding ABC transporter permease, translated as MDIDLLSNIFYAMVRCGTPLLLVALGELICEKSGVLNLGQEGMMLFGAVIGFIVALNSGNLWLGVLLAMLAGMLLSSLFALVALVFNANQVATGLALTIFGVGLSTFVGAAWVGKPLAGFEPLAIPYLSEIPLIGRMLFAQDLLVYLSFALFALVAWVIIKSRVGLIIQAVGENPDAASAMGLPVLTVRTLAVLFGGAMAGLAGAYLSLAYTPMWAENMTAGRGWIALALVVFASWRVWRLLLGAYLFGLASILHLVAQGLGLAIPSSLLAMLPYVATIVVLVLLSRDAVRTRLYAPVSLGQPWQAGH; from the coding sequence ATGGATATCGATCTGCTGAGCAATATTTTTTACGCCATGGTGCGGTGCGGTACGCCGCTGTTGTTGGTGGCGCTGGGTGAACTGATCTGCGAGAAGAGCGGCGTGCTCAACCTCGGGCAGGAAGGGATGATGCTGTTCGGCGCGGTGATCGGTTTTATCGTCGCACTGAACAGCGGCAACCTGTGGCTCGGCGTGCTGCTGGCAATGCTCGCGGGGATGCTGTTGTCGTCGCTGTTTGCCTTGGTGGCGCTGGTGTTCAACGCCAATCAGGTGGCGACCGGTCTGGCGCTGACGATTTTTGGCGTGGGGTTGTCGACGTTTGTTGGCGCCGCGTGGGTGGGTAAACCACTGGCGGGTTTTGAGCCATTGGCGATTCCGTATTTGAGTGAAATCCCGCTGATCGGGCGGATGCTGTTTGCCCAGGATCTGCTGGTTTATCTGTCGTTCGCGCTGTTTGCGCTGGTGGCGTGGGTGATCATCAAAAGCCGTGTTGGGTTGATCATTCAGGCGGTCGGTGAAAACCCCGATGCGGCCAGTGCGATGGGTTTGCCGGTGTTGACCGTGCGCACGCTGGCGGTGCTGTTTGGCGGGGCGATGGCGGGATTGGCCGGGGCTTATCTGTCGTTGGCGTACACGCCGATGTGGGCCGAGAACATGACCGCCGGGCGCGGCTGGATTGCGCTGGCGCTGGTGGTGTTTGCCAGTTGGCGCGTGTGGCGGTTGTTGCTTGGGGCGTATCTGTTCGGGCTCGCCAGCATCCTGCATCTGGTGGCGCAGGGATTGGGGCTGGCGATTCCGTCGAGTTTGCTGGCGATGCTGCCGTATGTGGCGACGATTGTGGTGCTGGTGTTGTTGTCGCGCGATGCGGTGAGGACACGGTTGTATGCACCGGTGTCGCTGGGGCAGCCGTGGCAGGCAGGGCATTAA
- a CDS encoding MerR family transcriptional regulator, with protein sequence MRIGELAVASAVSRDTLRFYEQRGLIAAQRSANGYRDYPPEMVQLVLYIKTAQRLGFTLGEIGNSVAALWNAPDPENAVAQLLRDKLQLIETRMSELDALRHELQLRLGQACPLNPER encoded by the coding sequence ATGCGCATCGGTGAATTAGCCGTGGCCAGCGCCGTCAGCCGTGACACGTTGCGGTTCTACGAGCAGCGCGGATTGATCGCGGCGCAACGCAGTGCCAATGGTTATCGCGACTATCCGCCGGAGATGGTGCAACTGGTGCTCTATATCAAGACTGCGCAACGGCTGGGCTTTACCCTCGGCGAAATCGGCAACAGCGTGGCCGCGTTGTGGAACGCGCCTGATCCGGAAAACGCCGTGGCGCAACTGTTGCGCGACAAACTGCAACTGATTGAAACCCGCATGAGTGAACTGGATGCACTAAGGCATGAGTTGCAACTCCGGCTCGGCCAGGCGTGTCCATTGAATCCTGAACGTTAA
- a CDS encoding SDR family oxidoreductase: MSQAKNALIIGASRGLGLGLVKTLLADGWQVTATVRNPQKAEALQALGTVRIEKLDMDDQQAVIALSQQLKGETFDLLFVNAGVKGPDVQTPGGATLAEVGQLFFTNAVAPINLAQRFVGQIRDGSGVLAFMSSVLGSVTMPDAPELALYKASKAALNSMTNSFVTQLGEQKLTVLSLHPGWVKTDMGGDGADIDVDTSTRGLVDQVNAYTGKGGHHFVNYKGETIPW; the protein is encoded by the coding sequence ATGTCCCAGGCAAAAAACGCACTGATCATCGGTGCCTCCCGTGGCTTGGGCCTCGGGCTGGTGAAAACCCTGCTGGCCGATGGCTGGCAAGTGACGGCCACCGTGCGCAATCCGCAAAAAGCCGAGGCGCTGCAAGCGCTGGGCACGGTGCGCATCGAGAAGCTCGACATGGACGATCAGCAAGCGGTGATCGCCCTGAGTCAGCAACTCAAGGGTGAAACCTTCGATTTGCTGTTCGTCAACGCCGGGGTCAAAGGCCCGGATGTGCAAACCCCGGGTGGCGCGACGCTGGCCGAAGTCGGCCAATTGTTTTTTACCAATGCCGTGGCACCGATCAACCTGGCCCAGCGTTTTGTCGGGCAGATCCGCGATGGCAGCGGTGTGCTGGCGTTCATGAGTTCGGTGCTCGGTAGCGTGACCATGCCGGATGCACCAGAACTGGCGCTCTATAAAGCGAGCAAGGCTGCGCTGAACTCGATGACCAACAGCTTCGTGACGCAATTGGGCGAGCAGAAACTCACGGTGCTGTCGCTGCATCCGGGTTGGGTGAAGACCGACATGGGCGGCGATGGTGCCGACATCGATGTCGATACCAGCACCCGCGGGTTGGTTGATCAGGTGAATGCATATACCGGCAAGGGCGGGCATCATTTTGTGAATTACAAGGGTGAAACCATTCCCTGGTAA